The Cygnus atratus isolate AKBS03 ecotype Queensland, Australia chromosome 2, CAtr_DNAZoo_HiC_assembly, whole genome shotgun sequence genome window below encodes:
- the RPL14 gene encoding 60S ribosomal protein L14 isoform X2 has protein sequence MVFKRFVEIGRVAFVAFGPHAGKLVAIVDVIDQNRALVDGPCSGVRRQAMPFKCMQLTDFVIKFPHSARQKFVRRAWEKENINEKWAATRWAKKIEAREKKAKMTDFDRYKVMKAKKMRNRIIKHEIKKLQKKTSKKVKKTEKKQK, from the exons ggtgttCAAGCGCTTCGTGGAGATCGGCAGGGTGGCCTTCGTCGCCTTCGGGCCGCACGCCGGCAAGCTGGTGGCCATCGTGGATGTCATCGACCAGAACAGg GCCCTGGTCGATGGCCCCTGCAGTGGTGTCAGGAGGCAGGCTATGCCTTTCAAGTGCATGCAGCTGACTGACTTCGTGATCAAGTTCCCGCACAG TGCTCGTCAGAAGTTTGTGCGACGTGcctgggagaaggaaaatataaacGAAAAATGGGCAGCGACAAGATGGGCAAAGAAGATTGAAGCCAGGGAAAAG aaagcCAAAATGACCGACTTTGATCGTTACAAGGTTATGAAAGCGAAGAAAATG agaaACAGGATCATTAAGCATGAAATTAAGAAGCTCCAGAAGAAGACTTCTAAAAAAGTCaagaagacagagaagaaacagaaataa
- the RPL14 gene encoding 60S ribosomal protein L14 isoform X1, whose amino-acid sequence MVFKRFVEIGRVAFVAFGPHAGKLVAIVDVIDQNRALVDGPCSGVRRQAMPFKCMQLTDFVIKFPHSARQKFVRRAWEKENINEKWAATRWAKKIEAREKKAKMTDFDRYKVMKAKKMRNRIIKHEIKKLQKKTSKKVKKTEKKQK is encoded by the exons ATG gtgttCAAGCGCTTCGTGGAGATCGGCAGGGTGGCCTTCGTCGCCTTCGGGCCGCACGCCGGCAAGCTGGTGGCCATCGTGGATGTCATCGACCAGAACAGg GCCCTGGTCGATGGCCCCTGCAGTGGTGTCAGGAGGCAGGCTATGCCTTTCAAGTGCATGCAGCTGACTGACTTCGTGATCAAGTTCCCGCACAG TGCTCGTCAGAAGTTTGTGCGACGTGcctgggagaaggaaaatataaacGAAAAATGGGCAGCGACAAGATGGGCAAAGAAGATTGAAGCCAGGGAAAAG aaagcCAAAATGACCGACTTTGATCGTTACAAGGTTATGAAAGCGAAGAAAATG agaaACAGGATCATTAAGCATGAAATTAAGAAGCTCCAGAAGAAGACTTCTAAAAAAGTCaagaagacagagaagaaacagaaataa